The genome window TTTCCACTATGGAAAATGTAAAGTAAATATCCAGCCGCTATCAGCTTTATAGATAAGCTTAATCCTCTACCAATATCAAGAAATAACTTGTCCATACTATCACATCATTTACATAGTTACGACTTTAGAGTATTAAACAATTTCGGCTCATCAGGGCTAGACCTCATCATCTTCTTCAGCTTTTCCGGAGTCCAATCATCGCCCAAAATAGAGCTCCTCATTTATCCTCGGTATCATTGCCATCAAAACTGCCAGTTTGTTCAGCTCTTTTCTTAGTAGCTTTCCTCTTGTTAAAAAACCTATCGCCCCTATGGTCTTCTTTAACTCTCTATCACCGCTGAGTTCGCTCATTGGGAGTGCAACTTCAACTCCTTCTCTCAAAACTCGCTCAACAGCATAGGGAGGATATTCAAAGCCCGGTCCATGACCTAGGGTTATCTTCCCTTCTCTATCAACAATTGCACAGAACTGGATGTCCATATATCCTGTTATGCTGTAGGGAACTTTATAAAGACCAGCCTCTATTCCAACGCCTAAGTCTGCATTACCTTTCTTTAAAGCCTTCTTTGCTCTATTAATTGCTCCTTCAATTGTCTTTTCCAATCCTATTGGTTGGTCTCCAACTTCACTATCAACTTCAACTGCTATAACTTCAACATCTCCATAAAACTCTCTCATAATTTCCTCAACAGCCTTGACCTTTGTTGGGTTTGTTGAACCAACTGCCACTCTCATGAGTCTCACCTTAGCAAGATAGTGTATATTACTCCCAGAATAAACAAAACGGCTCCAGGAACTAAAAGCTTTCTGTAAACTCTTTCTAATTCTGCTTTATAATATTCAGCTGAGAAAACTAGACAAAGATGCACTGGACTAAATAGCATCCCCATGTAACCGCTGAGATATGCGAGAGCGATTTTATCAAAGCTTGTGAAGAAAGGAAGTAAAAGCGGAAATGCCATTCCAACGTATGCAAAGCTTATCCCCGTCATTAATCCCACAATGAATGGTGTTAGAGTTATCACAAAGGTTACTGGAAGGTTTAATTGAATTATTGCTTTTGGTAGTGCACTAACGGCTCCCGTTGTTTGGAGAATGTACTTGAAGTACATAACAGCAAGGAGCAAAAATATTATTTTCGGCTGAGTTCCATGCTTAAGAATCTGCTTTTTATCGAGCTTCTTGAAATGGGGGAGTAGTGTAGATAAAAATCCTACAAGTGCTCCATAGACCATGTCATATCCCAAAACAATTGAAATCAAAATTATCACCAATATTGGATAAGTTGCTTTCAAAAGGAGTTTTGCACCTTCTTTTCTGTTTCCAATTTCAGATGTTTCATCGCTTATAGGCTTCAGTAATAGGATGTATCCAATGATTATCATCAAAATAGTCAGCGGGAACATCTTGGTGCTGAACTCTCTAACAGCTATTCCTAAAATGGCTGAGGCAATTATGATAGCTTGGTACATTGGCCAAGAAAACTCCCAGACATGCCTAAACCAGTAGTTTACAACAGTTTTTTCTTCAGGCTTTAAGTTGAGTTTATTGGCAACTTCCTCAATCATCGGGGCTGAAACTAAAGCACCGGCTGGCATTGGCATTAAGCCTATCAGAGCTGGGAGCATTGCAAGTGAATATTTAGCTTTGGGAAACAGCTCTTTGATAGCTTTTTCCATGTTTTTGAGATACCCGATTTGGGAGAAAATATTTGTCATTGCCATTATGAATACGATAATCAAAATCAGCCTTACTGTGCTCCAGGCAGTTGAAGAGTAGTAAAAAGCTTTAATCAGTTCCAATGGCGTCAAACCAAAAAGAATTCCCAGTAAAACTGAGCCGGCAAAGATTGAAATTCCCACATGGACTTTTAGGCGAATAAGGATTATTACAAAGGCGAATGTTACGAGCAGTTTAAGCACTTCAATCATGCATTCCCACCGGTGTATTAATGTTTAGATGCAAATCTAAATTGTTCCTTATAAGCTTATCTGAGCCAAATTTTTAACAACAAAAAGTTAATAAATATCTAAATCAAATTTTAAGATGGAGGTGGTGAGAAATGGTGCATCAGTATATTAAGGAGAGAACTAAAGAGTTTACAAAAGAAGAGAAGGAAAGGCGGTACAAGTATCTAGGAAAAGAAGTCATTGACTATGGTGATCCAGGGTTGGACAGCATACCAGAGTTCTATGGTATAGCCAATGCAATCTGGAGGGACTGGAAGGAAGGAGAGATAAGTACAAAAACTGCTTTGGGAAGGCTAGCCTTGCTTAAACTCCTCACCTACAAGACCAAAAATAAGAAAATCCAAGACATACCAGATGAAGAGCTTGAGGAAGTTAGAAAGTTCATTGACTATGTGATTCAGGTTATTAAGAATGAGAGCAAGAGAAAGGGAGAGCCAGAAGAAGAGAGGCAGATTGAGGAGAAAACTTAATTTTTAGGCTTCTCTCTATTTTGTTATCTTATGGCGAAAGCTATTTAACTCTGTTCTATTAGATTATTATCTGTAGGTTATGATTATGATCTACCTTGGTGTTTGAGATGGAATACGTAATTGAGACGAGAGACCTAACAAAATTCTTTGGTAAAAGGAACATAATATACCACCTCAACCTCAAAGTACCAAAAGGAGTGGTTTACGGCTTTTTGGGACCTAATGGAGCTGGTAAGACTACCACAATAAAAATGTTAACAGCTGCTTTGAGACCTACATATGGTGAGATAAAGATTTTTGGCTTAGAACTGCCACAAAAGAGAGTTGAAATTATGAAGAATGTTGGCTACATGCCAGAAGTTCCAATAGCTTATGAGGACATGACAATTTTTGACTTTTTAATTTACATGGGAAGACTCTCTGGTTTGAAAAAAGAAGAAGCAAGAGAGCATGCAAAGGAGCTTATGAGATATGTAGGGGTGGGAAGGTTAGCGTTAAACAAGATAAAAGAACTTTCTTCAGGACAAAAACAGAGGGTTTCTTTTGCCGCTGCTTTAATTGGGGACCCAGAGCTTTTGATCCTCGATGAGCCAACAGCTAACTTGGATCCCCTCGGTAGAATAGAGTTTATAGGGAGGATTATAGAGTTATCGAAGGAAGGAAAGACGATTTTTGTTAGCTCGCATATCGTGAGTGAAGTTGAGAAGATGTGCAACTATGTAGGATTAATAAATCAAGGAAGGCTAATAGCTCAAGGAAGAATAAGCGAGCTCACAAAGATAGAAGAGACGGAATATGACATATTAACCTCTGATAATAAGATAGCTATTGAGTTTCTCAAAGAAAAGCCCTATGTAAGAGAAGTTTGGGAGGAAGATGGGATTATACGGGTTGATATTGACCCTCGATTTTTAGACGAGTTTTTCTTGCAGTTTCCAAAGTATCTCAGCTTAAACGGGATCAGACTTAAGATGTTTAAACCTCACACAAGTCCTTTGGAGAGAATTTTGATGGAGAAGTTCAACATAGGTGAGGAGAGTTGATTGGCGTACTTTATGAGAATGAGGTTTATAGACTCCTAAAGTCTAGAAGGTTGAAGGTTATGATTGTTTTAATGCTTCTCCCAGTTGTTGTTTATTTCTTTACCCATGAGGAGATAACAGAGTATTCTGCAAAAGCTTTGAAAATATCCTTTCAAATAAATGTTTCGGAGTTTTTGATAAACTTTTGGGGAAGTGTCATAGGTCAGCTAATCGTCATAATACTCATGAGTGAACTGCTGGCGAGTGAGATAGATAAGGGCACTATGAGACTTCTCCTTGTAAAACCAATAAAAAAGAGCGAGATTGTTTTTGGAAAATTCTTCGCTGGGATGACTGGAATAATACTGATTTTTGGCATCCCATACTTTGTCATGCAGATATACATGGTACTCCTGTATAAATCTGGCTTTGATGGATTTAGAGCTACTTTTGGTGATTTCCTTTTTGCCTTGGGGGTTACTCTTCTAATTCTAGGTAGCTTGGGAGCATTCTCAATGTTTCTCTCGGTAATTCTCTCTCGTCCATTGTATGCTTCCCTAGCAAGTTTCGGTATCATATTTACTGCCCAATTCATTCTCCCACAACTGCCATTCTTTGATGATCCAGAGCGCTTTAACCTGAGCTATCAAATAGGGGTTCTTCTTAAGAAGGGCTTCACTCTTCACGCTGGTTTAGATGCCTATAAAGGTGATCCCAATATGAGTGCTCTATTTTTCCTGAGTATTATCTTACTGAGCTTGGCTTTTACATTATTAGGCATTTACAGAAAGGAGTATGAGGGATGAGGTATGAAGAGAGCCCTTGTGTTGCTTATGCTACTTCTTTTTGCTGGAAATGCCTTGGCTTTATCTGTGAATTTGGGCATTGATGAAGTTTTAATAATTGACAATAATTCAGTAGTTACCTTCGAGGTTTCTCAGAAAAATCCGGATTTAATTCTTTTAACTGTTGAAACTCCCAACGGGAGCTTCTCAAAAATTATGAGCTTTGGTGAGACTCTCAAAGTTAACAGTGTTAATTATACTATTGGGAGGCTTGATCTAGAAAAGCTCATCCTAACCCTTCATTTGAGCGGAAATTATTCAAGGATTAAAGTCATGAAGAAGAAGGATTTCAGTGTTGAGCTTGTTGAGAGCTTTGATACTTATATAAAGCTTAAGATAACAAACACAGGCTATTACGCGATAAATGACACTCTAGTTATAAACTCCCAAGATATTATTCTCGCTGAAATCCCGCTGTTTCTTGAGCCGGGTGAATTTAAGATTCTTAAAGTTAAAGCAAATTCCAATGTTCTCACCTTAATGCTTAAGGAAAGCAAGATTTCAAAGACGACTATAATTCCTTCGTTTAATCCGCTTGTGACAATAGAAAAAATATGGAAAGATGAAAAGCTTCACGTTCTCATAAAAAATCATGGAGATGCGGTAAATGCTACTTTAAAACTTATTTACAATGGATTAACCATTGAAAAGAAAGAAATCCAGCTCAGTGACGGAGAAGAAAAAGATGTGATTTTTGAAAGTAATATCAATCAAGGGACAATTGTTGTTGACTATGGTGTTTTAAGGCAGGAAAGCTTCTATTTTGAAAGTCCTCAAGTTTCATTAATTAAAGCAGAGAAAATTGGAGACACACTTAAAGTTTGGCTCAAAAATGAAGGAAAAATAATCTTTGTTGGGAAAGTGAGCATCTATCAGAACTCAGTTATAGTGGGGAAGCCATATTATAAAGACATCAAGATCGAGCCAAATAAAGAAGTGATTGTGGAATTCAAAGTTCCGGAAAATATTCAGTTTTTAACAATAGCTGTAAGCTCAAGAACTTATTCATTGACTTTTCCAATTTCTCTTCAAGAGGGGGTTGGGGTAAAAGCCCTTAATCCATATGCAAAGGGTTATCTGGGTGGAAAAGCCGTTTATATCTTGAGTTTGAGCGGGAATGGGAAAGTTGAGTTTGGAGTTGAAGGCTTACCTGACTCAATAAAATATGCCTTCTACTATAATGATGCTCAAATTAAAGAGCTAAATGTTGTTCAGCCTGTCCAAATAAATCTTATTCTTCAAATACCAAAGATTCCTCAAGGGTTTACTCTCAATGAGCTAATAAGGTTTAATGTAACTGTCAACAATGCTAAAATCCCTTTAGAGCTTGAAGTTAGTGGAGAAGGCATTCTCCCGGTTTATGGGGATAATTGGCTGGCTAAGATAAACTACACAAGTGAATATCATCATGTTGGAGTTCCCTACAAGGTAATTGGGAACGACATAACTCCTCCCTATCTATTTGAACCTTGGAATGGGAAGAAGATAGCAGTGCTGTATGGGAGATACGTACGGCAAGGAAGGGACTTAAGGATACACCTTTTAGATTTTTCCGGGAGGATAATTGCATCCTCAACTCAGGAAAAGGGGAGGAGTGATTGTTTGATCTTTAATCAGAGCGGATTCATGATAATGGTCGAAGGAGATGGATATTTTAATTCAGTACTGCTCGTCGCAGATTATCTGGAGCAACCAAGGAACCTGACATTTGAGCTTAGAAAGAGAGATTTTGGAATCGGACTTAGGACATTCATTCTAAATGCAACCCCTTTGAGAGGCAAAAAGCTTGAGCTGAGCGTTAACTCGACCAAAAGTGTTGAGCTTAGGGTCTATTATTTCACTTTAAATCGGGAAAAGGAAGATTTTGACCCTCTCTCAACAGATTTCAAAGGAGTTTTCAGGGGAAGTGGAAAAGAGATTAGAGGAGAAATTGGAGTTAGAAGTTATGAAGATTTCATAGCAGTTGCCATAGTAGGAGAGGGGAATGTTAGCTTAAAATTCAATGTTAAAGGTTCAGAAATAGGAGTTAAGGAGCTGAGTTCAAAGGAAGCCTATTTGATAATCCTTGTTCTTCTAGGATTTCTGGTTATGATGATTTACTTAGAAAAGAAGATTGGGTGAGCATTGTTGTATCCTGAAATTTTTTCGCGGATGTCATACAGCACTCACCCCCCTGAACAACCACCACAACTTCAACCCAACAGGAGCCCCCCTCAAATAAACCCTACCAGGAAAATCATAACCCAAACCCCTATGCGGCTTACTCCAGTTATACCACCAGACAAACTCCCCAAAATCATCAAACAAACCAGCCTTCTCCCCAACAGTCCTATGAAACCGCTCAACCTTCCCCAAAGTCTGAGGATGCCTCACAGCCGCCCTAACATGCTTAACCCCCAAACCAGCCAAAAACTCCTGAAACCTACTCCTACCACCTCTCCGCCCAACAAACTGAGCACCATTATCAGTCAAAACAGCCTCAGGCACACCAAACTCAGCAATAGCCTCCGCCAAAACCCTAATAGCATTCTCCCCAGTCATCTCATCAAACAAACCATAAGCAATAACCATCCTTGAAGCATCATCAAGAATCGTCAGAAGATACTTCCGCTCCCCCTTCCAGTCCAACACTTTCCAGTCCATCTGCCACAGCTGATTGGGATAATCTGCTTCAAACCTCTGAAGCTTTTTCCTGCGTTTTCTCTCAGTCACGAGGCCTGCCTCCTTCAAAACCCGGTAAATCGTGTTGTGTGGGATGTGAATCCCGTAATTCTCTTCAATCCAGCGTTCTAAGTGTACTGGGCCTTGATATTTTGATTCTGAGTGGGCTTTCAGGATTAGGTTTCTGGTTTCTTCTGGGATTGGTTTTGGTTTTCTGCCTGGTTTTTTGAGTTCTGGGGGTTTTCCAGTTTCTTTGTATTGTTTGATTATCTGCTGGATTCTTCTTTTGCTGATTTTCACGAGTTTGCTGATTGTTTTTGTTTTGAATTCTGTTTTTTCGTGTAGTACTATTATCAGGTGGATTTTATCCTGATCAAGTTTCATGTTCTTGTGCTTAATATGTCTTGCGAAATAATTTTGGGATACAACAAGATTGGGTGAGCATCAAAAAACTTATAAGTAAAGTTCTACAAAAATGGTGCGATGTCCATGAGGGGGGATTTATTTATCCTCGGC of Thermococcus sp. M39 contains these proteins:
- the yjjX gene encoding inosine/xanthosine triphosphatase, with amino-acid sequence MRVAVGSTNPTKVKAVEEIMREFYGDVEVIAVEVDSEVGDQPIGLEKTIEGAINRAKKALKKGNADLGVGIEAGLYKVPYSITGYMDIQFCAIVDREGKITLGHGPGFEYPPYAVERVLREGVEVALPMSELSGDRELKKTIGAIGFLTRGKLLRKELNKLAVLMAMIPRINEELYFGR
- a CDS encoding TIGR00529 family membrane protein, with product MIEVLKLLVTFAFVIILIRLKVHVGISIFAGSVLLGILFGLTPLELIKAFYYSSTAWSTVRLILIIVFIMAMTNIFSQIGYLKNMEKAIKELFPKAKYSLAMLPALIGLMPMPAGALVSAPMIEEVANKLNLKPEEKTVVNYWFRHVWEFSWPMYQAIIIASAILGIAVREFSTKMFPLTILMIIIGYILLLKPISDETSEIGNRKEGAKLLLKATYPILVIILISIVLGYDMVYGALVGFLSTLLPHFKKLDKKQILKHGTQPKIIFLLLAVMYFKYILQTTGAVSALPKAIIQLNLPVTFVITLTPFIVGLMTGISFAYVGMAFPLLLPFFTSFDKIALAYLSGYMGMLFSPVHLCLVFSAEYYKAELERVYRKLLVPGAVLFILGVIYTILLR
- a CDS encoding ABC transporter ATP-binding protein, coding for MEYVIETRDLTKFFGKRNIIYHLNLKVPKGVVYGFLGPNGAGKTTTIKMLTAALRPTYGEIKIFGLELPQKRVEIMKNVGYMPEVPIAYEDMTIFDFLIYMGRLSGLKKEEAREHAKELMRYVGVGRLALNKIKELSSGQKQRVSFAAALIGDPELLILDEPTANLDPLGRIEFIGRIIELSKEGKTIFVSSHIVSEVEKMCNYVGLINQGRLIAQGRISELTKIEETEYDILTSDNKIAIEFLKEKPYVREVWEEDGIIRVDIDPRFLDEFFLQFPKYLSLNGIRLKMFKPHTSPLERILMEKFNIGEES
- a CDS encoding ABC transporter permease: MIGVLYENEVYRLLKSRRLKVMIVLMLLPVVVYFFTHEEITEYSAKALKISFQINVSEFLINFWGSVIGQLIVIILMSELLASEIDKGTMRLLLVKPIKKSEIVFGKFFAGMTGIILIFGIPYFVMQIYMVLLYKSGFDGFRATFGDFLFALGVTLLILGSLGAFSMFLSVILSRPLYASLASFGIIFTAQFILPQLPFFDDPERFNLSYQIGVLLKKGFTLHAGLDAYKGDPNMSALFFLSIILLSLAFTLLGIYRKEYEG
- a CDS encoding DDE-type integrase/transposase/recombinase, with amino-acid sequence MKLDQDKIHLIIVLHEKTEFKTKTISKLVKISKRRIQQIIKQYKETGKPPELKKPGRKPKPIPEETRNLILKAHSESKYQGPVHLERWIEENYGIHIPHNTIYRVLKEAGLVTERKRRKKLQRFEADYPNQLWQMDWKVLDWKGERKYLLTILDDASRMVIAYGLFDEMTGENAIRVLAEAIAEFGVPEAVLTDNGAQFVGRRGGRSRFQEFLAGLGVKHVRAAVRHPQTLGKVERFHRTVGEKAGLFDDFGEFVWWYNWSKPHRGLGYDFPGRVYLRGAPVGLKLWWLFRGVSAV